From a single Streptomyces liliifuscus genomic region:
- a CDS encoding TetR/AcrR family transcriptional regulator, translated as MPTRAPQERRRRRPTASGVVLSKELITETALRLIGEHGPEALSVRRLGAALGCDPSALYRYFRNTDDLLLAVSDRIIGDAMAGFVPGPDWVASLREMAMRVRAGYLAHPRAAAMASYRITRREHEFHAVETGVGLLLSAGFPPAQAVRLYLAFIDTVLGHAALDAACHALPREQREADERAWTEAYQSVAPESYPALSEVRGELHAMAESSFEAAVDLLLDALAARAPALRART; from the coding sequence ATGCCCACCCGCGCCCCGCAGGAACGCCGACGCCGCCGCCCGACCGCCTCGGGCGTCGTGCTGTCCAAGGAGCTCATCACCGAGACCGCGCTGCGGCTGATCGGCGAGCACGGTCCGGAGGCACTGAGCGTGCGCCGCCTGGGCGCGGCCCTGGGTTGCGACCCGAGCGCGCTGTACCGCTACTTCCGCAACACCGACGATCTGCTGCTGGCCGTCTCCGACCGGATCATCGGGGATGCCATGGCCGGCTTCGTCCCGGGCCCCGACTGGGTCGCCTCGCTGCGCGAGATGGCGATGCGGGTGCGGGCCGGCTATCTCGCCCATCCGCGCGCGGCCGCCATGGCCTCGTACCGCATCACCCGTCGTGAGCACGAGTTCCACGCCGTGGAGACCGGCGTGGGTCTGCTGCTGTCCGCCGGATTCCCGCCCGCCCAGGCCGTCCGTCTCTATCTGGCCTTCATCGACACCGTCCTCGGTCACGCGGCGCTGGACGCCGCGTGCCACGCACTCCCCAGGGAGCAGCGAGAGGCCGACGAGCGGGCGTGGACGGAGGCCTACCAGTCGGTCGCCCCGGAGTCCTATCCCGCGCTGAGCGAGGTGCGGGGCGAACTGCACGCCATGGCCGAGAGCTCCTTCGAGGCGGCCGTGGACCTGCTGCTCGACGCACTGGCGGCCCGGGCCCCGGCCCTTCGCGCGCGGACGTGA
- a CDS encoding APC family permease — protein sequence MSSLAPGKSAPDRPPAELRRSLGVVDGVAIAASSTAATTSIAIGMGTIGTIVGLQAPALLLLAFLPVLGIATAFARLNRSEPNCGNGYTWVGKSLGPWPGFLAGWVTLVGSIIFLAYTSAVTGSVVLIFANKAGLDSLAGVALDPTSTAVSTVVGLVVLAAVTVLAITGVRSATRLQFGLLVFEYAVLLVFCTWALVTGHQDFSWAWFNPFEISSGTAFAQGMVLAVFFFWGWDAAFSVTEETRSPGDSARGGFIALFAMLGLFIFASVAFQREMSLAELIENGPQALPYLGAKLAAEPWASLPLLALMFSAVASVQSAVIPTARGLLAMGRDRTMGPVWTRIHPKYGTPAAGTLVVMAIATAIALLAMAIPKLSDMLLAAVNAIGLVVALYYGLTALACAVRFRAARHDGPREALLAVGVPAASGLVLLGLGGYLGYSYLTMTDHIELSPDNGWFMLSLPLTIVLSGLVMAAVAKYVRHSPYFTTGRGTDADALALPMDRTAV from the coding sequence ATGTCCTCCCTCGCTCCCGGCAAGTCCGCTCCGGACCGTCCGCCCGCCGAACTGCGCCGCTCGCTCGGCGTCGTCGACGGTGTCGCCATCGCCGCCTCCAGCACGGCGGCCACCACCAGCATCGCCATCGGCATGGGCACCATCGGCACGATCGTCGGGCTCCAGGCCCCGGCCCTGCTGCTCCTGGCGTTCCTGCCCGTCCTCGGCATCGCCACCGCCTTCGCCCGCCTCAACCGCTCGGAACCCAACTGCGGCAACGGCTACACCTGGGTCGGCAAGTCCCTCGGCCCCTGGCCCGGCTTCCTGGCCGGCTGGGTCACCCTCGTCGGCTCGATCATCTTCCTCGCCTACACGAGCGCGGTGACCGGCTCGGTCGTGCTGATCTTCGCCAACAAGGCAGGCCTGGACTCCCTCGCCGGGGTCGCCCTGGACCCGACGTCCACCGCCGTGAGCACGGTCGTCGGTCTGGTGGTCCTCGCCGCCGTCACCGTCCTCGCGATCACCGGGGTGCGCAGCGCCACCCGGCTCCAGTTCGGCCTGCTGGTCTTCGAGTACGCCGTCCTGCTGGTCTTCTGTACATGGGCCCTGGTCACCGGCCACCAGGACTTCTCCTGGGCCTGGTTCAACCCCTTCGAGATCTCCAGCGGCACCGCCTTCGCGCAGGGCATGGTCCTGGCGGTGTTCTTCTTCTGGGGCTGGGACGCGGCGTTCAGCGTCACCGAGGAGACCAGGAGCCCCGGCGACTCGGCCCGCGGCGGGTTCATCGCCCTGTTCGCCATGCTCGGGCTCTTCATCTTCGCCTCGGTCGCCTTCCAGCGGGAGATGAGCCTGGCCGAACTCATCGAGAACGGCCCGCAGGCCCTCCCGTACCTCGGCGCCAAACTCGCCGCCGAACCCTGGGCCAGCCTTCCGCTGCTCGCCCTGATGTTCTCGGCCGTCGCCTCCGTCCAGTCCGCTGTCATCCCCACCGCCCGCGGACTGCTCGCCATGGGCCGCGACCGCACCATGGGCCCGGTGTGGACCCGTATCCACCCCAAGTACGGCACGCCCGCCGCCGGAACCCTCGTCGTCATGGCGATCGCCACCGCCATCGCCCTGCTCGCCATGGCCATCCCCAAGCTGAGCGACATGCTGCTGGCAGCCGTGAACGCCATCGGCCTCGTCGTAGCCCTCTACTACGGCCTCACCGCGCTGGCCTGCGCCGTCCGCTTCCGCGCCGCCCGGCACGACGGGCCCCGCGAGGCACTGCTCGCGGTCGGCGTGCCGGCCGCCTCCGGACTGGTCCTGCTCGGCCTCGGCGGCTACCTCGGATACTCGTACCTGACCATGACCGACCACATCGAACTCAGCCCCGACAACGGGTGGTTCATGCTCTCCCTGCCCCTCACCATCGTGCTGAGCGGCCTCGTCATGGCGGCCGTCGCCAAGTACGTCCGCCACTCGCCGTACTTCACCACCGGGCGCGGCACCGATGCCGACGCGCTCGCCCTCCCGATGGACCGCACCGCCGTCTGA
- a CDS encoding amidohydrolase, translating into MSHPQAADLVLTGGPVHTVDAARSRATAVAVRGGRIVAVGHDEVHELIGTGTEVVDLAGRLLLPGFQDAHVHPQGAGTELGLCHLNDTVDPQEYLRRVRAYADEHPEAEWITGGGWSMEAFPGGTPTAALLDTVVSDRPVFLPNRDHHGAWVNSRALERAGIDARTPDPSDGRIERDTDGNPTGMLQEGAAHLVSRLMPDRSPEEQLAALLRAQSVLHSYGVTAWQDAIVGEFANMTDPTPAYHEAVDRGLLTARVVGALWWDRSRGGEQIPELAARRAESSRGRFRATTVKVMQDGIAENHTAALLGPYLTGCGCASDNSGISFVEPDELKKYVTELDALGFQVHFHALGDRAVREALDAVEAARTANGWRDTRHHLAHLQVVHPEDVPRFRALGATANLQALWAAHEPQMDELTIPFLGPERAAWQYPFGDLLRAGATLAAGSDWPVSSPDPLAALHVAVNRVAPDAPEGTPAFLPDQKLDLGAAVAAYTAGSAHANHLDDTTGSITVGKLADLVVLDRDPFAGPPEEIAATRVLQTFVDGRRVYAATDA; encoded by the coding sequence ATGTCCCACCCCCAGGCCGCCGACCTCGTCCTCACCGGCGGACCCGTCCACACCGTCGACGCCGCGCGCAGCCGGGCCACCGCCGTGGCCGTGCGCGGCGGGCGGATCGTGGCCGTCGGCCACGACGAGGTCCACGAGCTCATCGGCACCGGTACCGAGGTCGTCGACCTCGCCGGACGACTGCTGCTGCCCGGTTTCCAGGACGCCCATGTCCACCCCCAGGGCGCGGGCACCGAACTGGGCCTGTGCCACCTGAACGACACCGTCGACCCGCAGGAATACCTGCGGCGTGTCAGGGCGTACGCCGACGAGCATCCGGAGGCCGAGTGGATCACCGGGGGCGGCTGGTCCATGGAGGCCTTCCCCGGCGGCACCCCAACTGCCGCGCTGCTGGACACGGTCGTCTCCGACCGGCCCGTGTTCCTGCCCAACCGGGACCACCACGGCGCCTGGGTCAACTCCCGTGCCCTGGAACGGGCCGGCATCGACGCCCGCACCCCCGACCCGTCCGACGGCCGCATCGAAAGGGACACCGACGGCAACCCCACCGGCATGCTCCAGGAGGGCGCGGCCCACCTGGTGTCCCGCCTGATGCCCGACCGCAGCCCCGAGGAACAACTCGCCGCGCTGCTGCGGGCCCAGTCGGTCCTGCACTCGTACGGGGTCACCGCCTGGCAGGACGCCATCGTCGGCGAGTTCGCCAACATGACCGATCCGACGCCCGCCTATCACGAGGCGGTCGACCGCGGACTGCTCACCGCCCGGGTCGTCGGTGCCCTGTGGTGGGACCGGAGCCGGGGCGGCGAACAGATCCCCGAACTCGCCGCCCGCAGGGCGGAGTCGAGCCGGGGACGGTTCCGGGCCACCACTGTGAAGGTCATGCAGGACGGCATCGCCGAGAACCACACCGCCGCCCTGCTCGGCCCGTATCTCACCGGCTGCGGCTGTGCCTCCGACAACTCCGGCATCAGTTTCGTCGAGCCGGACGAGCTGAAGAAGTACGTCACCGAACTCGACGCGCTCGGCTTCCAGGTCCACTTCCACGCGCTCGGCGACCGCGCGGTGCGTGAGGCGCTGGACGCCGTGGAGGCGGCCCGCACGGCCAACGGGTGGCGCGACACCCGCCACCACCTCGCCCACCTCCAGGTCGTCCACCCCGAGGACGTACCGCGCTTTCGCGCACTGGGCGCGACCGCCAACCTCCAGGCGCTGTGGGCCGCCCACGAACCGCAGATGGACGAGCTCACGATCCCGTTCCTCGGCCCCGAACGAGCCGCGTGGCAGTATCCGTTCGGCGACCTCCTGCGCGCCGGAGCCACCCTCGCCGCGGGCAGCGACTGGCCGGTCAGCAGCCCCGACCCCCTGGCGGCCCTCCATGTCGCCGTCAACCGCGTCGCCCCCGACGCACCCGAGGGCACCCCGGCCTTCCTGCCGGACCAGAAGCTCGACCTCGGTGCCGCCGTCGCCGCGTACACGGCGGGCAGCGCCCACGCCAACCACCTCGACGACACCACCGGCAGCATCACCGTGGGCAAACTCGCCGACCTCGTCGTCCTGGACCGTGACCCCTTCGCAGGCCCGCCGGAGGAGATCGCCGCCACGCGGGTGCTCCAGACGTTCGTCGACGGCCGTCGGGTGTACGCGGCGACCGACGCGTGA
- a CDS encoding GNAT family N-acetyltransferase: MLLETPRLVLRRFLAEDAAPLAAYRSDPLVARYQSWTAPVPLDSAVRMVRGMAAGSPEEPGWFQYAIELKADRCLVGDVGVCLHENRMQAELGFTLAGDRQGHGYAAEAVRAVLGDLFERRGLHRVSAECDARNDRSARLLRRLGFVQEGLLRQATWLKDEWTDDLLFGLLASDWQPSDRA, translated from the coding sequence ATGCTGCTGGAGACCCCGAGGCTCGTACTGCGCCGGTTCCTCGCCGAGGACGCGGCGCCGCTGGCCGCGTACCGGTCCGATCCGCTGGTGGCCCGCTACCAGAGCTGGACCGCGCCGGTGCCGCTCGACTCGGCGGTCCGGATGGTGCGGGGCATGGCCGCGGGGTCGCCCGAGGAACCGGGATGGTTCCAGTACGCGATCGAGCTCAAGGCCGACCGCTGTCTGGTGGGAGACGTCGGGGTCTGCCTGCACGAGAACCGCATGCAGGCCGAGCTCGGCTTCACCCTGGCCGGCGACCGGCAGGGTCACGGCTACGCCGCCGAGGCCGTACGGGCCGTCCTCGGCGATCTCTTCGAGCGCCGAGGACTGCACCGGGTCTCCGCCGAGTGCGACGCGCGCAACGACCGTTCGGCCCGGCTGCTGCGACGGCTCGGCTTCGTCCAGGAAGGCCTTCTCCGCCAGGCCACCTGGCTCAAGGACGAGTGGACGGACGACCTGCTGTTCGGCCTGCTGGCCTCGGACTGGCAGCCGTCCGACAGGGCCTAG
- a CDS encoding beta-L-arabinofuranosidase domain-containing protein, producing the protein MAPALPRRRLLQAALFATATPAFSYAAGGGSAAAATLPAPSAWTLRPFELKDVKVGQGVFAAKRQLMLDHGRGYDVNRLLQVFRANAGLSTGGAVAPGGWEGLDGEANGNLRGHYTGHFLTMLSQAYASTGDQVYADKIRTMTGALTDVRAALRKDPAVLSATGRFGTAAENVRGSYQYVSLPAAVLNGSATITLSAWVKPTHGANWTRVFDFGNNNTRYMYLAARNASGVPRFAISTNGPGGEQGLNGTAALPLNQWSHLAVTISGSTGTLYVNGTSVAQNTSMTLNPSSLGALTNNWLGRSNFDDPVFAGVYDEFNVWSRALTAAEITSLQSNRAAASSAGRGTLASYTFDETTGGTFADASGRGLTATLRRTWGGPSHAGFLAAYPETQFIDLESRTSPDYTKVWAPYYTAHKILKGLLDAYLATDDARALDLASGMCDWMYSRLSKLPEATLQRMWGIFSSGEFGGIVETIVDLYSINGKAEHLALARLFDLDKLIDACAANTDTLDGLHANQHIPIFTGLIRLYDATGEARYLTAAKNFWGMVVPHRMYGIGGTSTAEFWKARGVVAGTISDTTAESCCAYNLLKLSRMLFFHEQDPKYMDYYERALYNQVLGSKQDKADAEKPLVTYFIGLTPGHVRDYTPKQGTTCCEGTGMESATKYQDSVYFKKADGSALYVNLYSPTTLAWAEKGVTVTQSTDYPREQGSTLTFGGGSAAFELRLRVPSWATSGFRVTVNGSAVSGTPVAGSYFAVSRTWRSGDVVKVAIPFRARVEKALDDPGLQTLFYGPVNLVARNSGTSYLQFGLFRNAALSGDLLPSLSPVSGKPLHYTLNGTEFAPFSEGTEDPTHAYFRRSEPKVVFGGTDSGVTNPAKADGTTFLDEVWAGAPFSSKAALVSRVQSTVNSWVSAGLLGQADGRQVVTTAQNASYQS; encoded by the coding sequence ATGGCCCCCGCCCTCCCCAGACGGAGACTCCTGCAGGCCGCACTGTTCGCCACGGCGACCCCGGCGTTCTCGTACGCGGCGGGAGGTGGCTCGGCCGCCGCCGCGACGCTGCCCGCGCCCTCCGCCTGGACGCTCCGGCCGTTCGAGCTCAAGGACGTGAAGGTCGGTCAGGGCGTCTTCGCCGCGAAGCGTCAACTGATGCTCGACCACGGGCGCGGCTACGACGTGAACCGGCTGCTCCAGGTGTTCCGCGCAAACGCCGGGCTCTCCACGGGCGGCGCGGTCGCCCCGGGTGGCTGGGAGGGCCTGGACGGCGAGGCCAACGGCAATCTCCGCGGCCACTACACCGGCCACTTCCTGACCATGCTGTCCCAGGCGTACGCGAGTACCGGCGACCAGGTGTACGCCGACAAGATCCGGACCATGACCGGCGCGCTCACCGATGTGCGCGCGGCCCTGCGCAAGGACCCGGCGGTGCTCAGCGCCACCGGGAGGTTCGGCACCGCGGCGGAGAACGTGCGGGGCTCCTACCAGTACGTCAGCCTGCCGGCCGCCGTGCTGAACGGCTCCGCGACGATCACCCTGTCGGCCTGGGTGAAGCCCACCCACGGCGCCAACTGGACCCGGGTCTTCGACTTCGGCAACAACAACACCCGGTACATGTACCTGGCCGCCCGCAACGCGAGCGGCGTACCGCGCTTCGCCATCTCGACCAACGGGCCCGGCGGGGAACAGGGACTCAACGGCACCGCCGCCCTGCCGCTGAACCAGTGGAGCCACCTGGCCGTCACGATCTCCGGCTCCACCGGCACCCTCTACGTCAACGGCACCTCCGTCGCCCAGAACACGTCGATGACGCTCAACCCGTCGTCCCTGGGCGCCCTGACGAACAACTGGCTCGGCCGCTCGAACTTCGACGACCCGGTGTTCGCGGGCGTCTACGACGAGTTCAACGTCTGGTCTCGGGCGCTGACCGCCGCCGAGATCACGTCGTTGCAGAGCAACCGCGCCGCCGCCTCCTCGGCGGGCCGCGGCACCCTGGCCTCGTACACCTTCGACGAGACCACGGGCGGTACCTTCGCCGATGCCTCGGGCCGTGGGCTGACCGCCACCCTGCGCCGGACCTGGGGCGGGCCGAGCCACGCCGGGTTCCTCGCCGCTTATCCGGAGACGCAGTTCATCGACCTGGAGTCGCGGACCAGCCCGGACTACACCAAGGTGTGGGCGCCCTACTACACCGCGCACAAGATCCTCAAGGGACTGCTGGACGCCTACCTCGCCACGGACGACGCGCGGGCGCTCGATCTCGCGTCCGGCATGTGCGACTGGATGTACTCCCGGCTGTCCAAGCTGCCCGAAGCCACCCTGCAGCGGATGTGGGGCATCTTCTCCAGCGGTGAGTTCGGCGGAATCGTCGAGACGATCGTCGACCTGTACTCGATCAACGGCAAGGCCGAACATCTGGCACTGGCCAGGCTGTTCGACCTCGACAAGCTCATCGACGCCTGCGCCGCGAACACCGACACGCTCGACGGGCTGCACGCCAACCAGCACATCCCCATCTTCACCGGCCTGATCCGGCTGTACGACGCGACGGGCGAGGCCCGCTACCTCACCGCGGCGAAGAACTTCTGGGGCATGGTCGTGCCCCATCGCATGTACGGCATCGGCGGAACCAGCACGGCCGAGTTCTGGAAGGCGCGCGGGGTCGTCGCGGGGACGATCAGCGACACCACCGCCGAGTCGTGCTGCGCGTACAACCTGCTCAAGCTCAGCCGGATGCTGTTCTTCCACGAGCAGGACCCGAAGTACATGGACTACTACGAGCGGGCCCTCTACAACCAGGTCCTCGGCTCCAAGCAGGACAAGGCCGACGCGGAGAAGCCGCTCGTCACCTACTTCATAGGCCTGACGCCCGGTCATGTCCGGGACTACACCCCCAAGCAGGGCACCACCTGCTGCGAGGGCACGGGCATGGAGAGCGCCACCAAGTACCAGGACTCGGTGTACTTCAAGAAGGCCGACGGGAGCGCGTTGTACGTCAACCTGTACAGCCCGACCACCCTGGCCTGGGCCGAGAAGGGCGTCACGGTCACGCAGAGCACGGACTACCCGAGGGAGCAGGGCTCCACCCTCACCTTCGGCGGCGGCAGCGCGGCCTTCGAGCTGCGGCTGCGAGTGCCGTCCTGGGCGACGAGCGGCTTCCGGGTGACGGTCAACGGCAGTGCGGTGAGCGGGACTCCGGTCGCCGGGAGCTACTTCGCCGTCTCACGGACGTGGCGCAGTGGTGACGTGGTGAAGGTCGCCATCCCGTTCCGGGCCCGGGTCGAGAAGGCCCTCGACGACCCGGGGCTGCAGACCCTGTTCTACGGTCCGGTCAACCTGGTCGCCCGCAACTCCGGGACGAGCTACCTGCAGTTCGGGCTCTTCCGCAACGCCGCGCTCTCCGGCGATCTGCTGCCGAGCCTCTCCCCCGTGTCCGGCAAGCCGCTCCACTACACGCTGAACGGCACGGAGTTCGCCCCGTTCTCCGAGGGCACCGAGGACCCCACCCACGCCTACTTCAGGCGTTCCGAGCCCAAGGTGGTCTTCGGCGGCACCGATTCCGGCGTCACCAACCCGGCCAAGGCAGACGGCACCACATTCCTCGACGAGGTCTGGGCGGGCGCCCCCTTCAGCAGCAAGGCCGCACTGGTCTCGCGCGTGCAGAGCACGGTGAACTCCTGGGTGTCGGCGGGCCTTCTCGGTCAGGCCGACGGCCGGCAGGTGGTGACCACGGCGCAGAACGCCTCGTACCAGTCCTGA
- a CDS encoding RICIN domain-containing protein, translated as MGWASWNTFAARIDYNVIKTQVDAFVAAGLPAAGYKYINLDEGWWQGTRDSAGNITVDESEWPGGMSAIADYIHSKGLKAGIYTDAGRDGCGYYFPTGRPAAPGSGSEGHYEQDMLQFSQWGFDYVKVDWCGGDVEGLDARTTYQAISDAAAKATATTGRPLTLSICNWGKQNPWNWGAGMAALWRTNTDIIFHGNSPSWDSMLTNFDTNVHPTAQHTGYYNDPDMLMVGMDGFTAAQNRSHMNLWAVSGAPLLAGNNLATMSTESANILKNPEVIAVDQDPRGLQGVKVAEDTSGLQVYGKVLSGTGKRAVVLLNRTSSAQNMTVRWSDLGLTNASATVRNLWTRANVGSFGTSYTVNVPAKDSVMLTVTGATEAASTTYEAEASGNTKGGSAADATCANCSGGTKVGGIGNGPANTLRFNGVSAADTGTKVVDIAYTNGDSTARTAVLQVDGQTATKVSFPPTGSWTTPGTVSVEVSLAKGSANTLTFSNASAWTPDLDAIEVRPLPGANGTEFIGQQSSRCLDVDNNTITNGTQAQLWDCAGGVNQSWTYTARKELVVYGNKCLDAYQAGTTNGTKVVVWDCNGGNNQKWNVNADGTVTNVNAGLCLDAYNAATANGTKVVLWTCGGGANQKWARQ; from the coding sequence ATGGGCTGGGCCTCCTGGAACACCTTCGCCGCCAGGATCGACTACAACGTCATCAAGACGCAGGTCGACGCCTTCGTCGCGGCGGGCCTGCCGGCGGCCGGCTACAAGTACATCAACCTCGACGAGGGCTGGTGGCAGGGCACCCGCGACAGCGCGGGCAACATCACGGTCGACGAGTCCGAGTGGCCCGGCGGTATGAGCGCCATCGCCGACTACATCCACAGCAAGGGTCTCAAGGCCGGTATCTACACCGACGCGGGCAGGGACGGCTGCGGCTACTACTTCCCGACCGGCCGGCCCGCGGCCCCGGGCAGTGGCAGCGAGGGCCACTACGAGCAGGACATGCTCCAGTTCTCGCAGTGGGGCTTCGACTACGTCAAGGTCGACTGGTGCGGCGGCGACGTCGAGGGCCTCGACGCCAGGACCACGTACCAGGCCATCAGTGACGCGGCCGCGAAGGCGACGGCCACCACCGGACGGCCGCTCACCCTGTCGATCTGCAACTGGGGCAAGCAGAACCCGTGGAACTGGGGTGCCGGGATGGCCGCCCTGTGGCGGACCAACACCGACATCATCTTCCACGGCAACTCGCCGTCGTGGGACAGCATGCTGACCAACTTCGACACCAACGTGCATCCCACCGCCCAGCACACCGGCTACTACAACGACCCCGACATGCTGATGGTCGGCATGGACGGCTTCACCGCCGCCCAGAACCGCAGCCACATGAACCTCTGGGCCGTCTCCGGGGCCCCGCTCCTCGCCGGCAACAACCTGGCGACGATGAGCACCGAATCGGCGAACATCCTGAAGAACCCCGAGGTCATCGCGGTCGACCAGGATCCGCGCGGCCTCCAGGGCGTCAAGGTCGCCGAGGACACCTCCGGGCTGCAGGTGTACGGCAAGGTCCTCTCCGGCACCGGCAAACGCGCCGTCGTCCTGCTCAACCGCACCTCCAGCGCGCAGAACATGACCGTCCGGTGGTCCGACCTGGGCCTGACCAACGCGTCGGCGACGGTCCGCAATCTCTGGACGCGGGCGAACGTGGGCAGTTTCGGGACGAGTTACACGGTCAACGTGCCCGCCAAGGACTCCGTGATGCTCACGGTCACGGGCGCCACCGAGGCCGCGAGCACCACGTACGAGGCCGAGGCGTCCGGCAACACGAAGGGCGGCTCCGCGGCCGACGCCACCTGCGCCAACTGCTCCGGCGGTACCAAGGTGGGCGGTATCGGCAACGGCCCGGCCAACACCCTGCGGTTCAACGGCGTTTCGGCGGCCGACACGGGCACCAAGGTCGTCGACATCGCCTACACCAACGGTGACAGCACGGCCCGTACGGCGGTCCTCCAGGTCGACGGGCAGACGGCCACCAAGGTCTCCTTCCCGCCGACCGGCTCCTGGACCACACCCGGCACCGTCTCGGTCGAGGTGTCCCTGGCCAAGGGCTCGGCGAACACCCTGACGTTCTCCAACGCCTCCGCCTGGACGCCCGATCTGGACGCGATCGAGGTGCGGCCGCTGCCGGGCGCCAACGGCACGGAGTTCATCGGGCAGCAGTCGAGCCGCTGCCTCGACGTCGACAACAACACCATCACCAACGGGACCCAGGCGCAGTTGTGGGACTGCGCGGGCGGGGTCAACCAGTCCTGGACGTACACCGCGCGCAAGGAGCTCGTGGTCTACGGCAACAAGTGCCTCGACGCCTACCAGGCGGGGACCACCAACGGCACGAAGGTCGTCGTCTGGGACTGCAACGGCGGCAACAACCAGAAGTGGAACGTGAACGCGGACGGGACGGTGACCAATGTGAACGCCGGGTTGTGCCTGGATGCGTACAACGCCGCTACCGCCAACGGGACGAAGGTTGTCCTGTGGACTTGTGGTGGGGGTGCCAATCAGAAGTGGGCTCGGCAGTAA
- a CDS encoding MarR family winged helix-turn-helix transcriptional regulator → MSTPGAEPTQEGSLLLDDQLCFALYAASRAVTARYRPLLDELGLTYPQYLVMLVLWEQDQISVRDLGNALQLESSTLSPLLKRLEANGLLRRERRAEDERSVALRLTDAGARLKEQADTVPLAIGDAMALTPEQDATAKQLLRLLTTNVTR, encoded by the coding sequence GTGAGCACACCAGGGGCCGAACCGACCCAGGAGGGTTCCCTGCTCCTGGACGACCAGCTCTGCTTCGCCCTCTACGCGGCCTCACGCGCGGTCACCGCGCGCTACCGGCCCCTGCTGGACGAACTCGGACTGACCTATCCGCAGTACCTGGTCATGCTCGTACTGTGGGAGCAGGACCAGATCTCCGTACGGGACCTGGGCAACGCGCTCCAGCTGGAGTCCAGCACGCTCTCCCCGCTCCTCAAGCGCCTGGAGGCGAACGGCCTGCTGCGGCGCGAGCGCCGGGCGGAGGACGAGCGTTCCGTCGCCCTCCGCCTCACCGACGCCGGAGCCCGGCTCAAGGAACAGGCGGACACCGTCCCCCTGGCCATCGGCGACGCCATGGCCCTGACCCCCGAACAGGACGCCACGGCAAAGCAGTTGCTCCGCCTACTGACGACAAACGTCACCCGGTAG
- a CDS encoding alpha/beta hydrolase has protein sequence MTDTTGTRPVLEPAAAAFAEATANPPYLFDLGPAEGRKTVDEVQSGDITKPDVDEEWVTVSGGPTGQVRARIVRPAGASGVLPVIIYIHGAGWVFGNAHTHDRLVRELAVGANAAVVFPEYDLSPEARYPVAIEQNYTVARWVVTDGAGHNLDASRIAVAGDSVGGNMSAALTLMAKERGDVPLVQQVLFYPVTDAAFDTGSYHQFAEGYFLRRDAMQWFWDQYTTDEAQRAEITASPLRATTEQLTGLPPALVITGEADVLRDEGEAYANKLREAGVAVTAVRYQGIIHDFVMLNALADTHAARAAISQAVTVLRGALATG, from the coding sequence ATGACCGACACCACCGGCACCCGTCCCGTCCTGGAGCCCGCCGCCGCGGCCTTCGCCGAGGCGACCGCGAACCCGCCCTACCTCTTCGACCTCGGCCCGGCGGAGGGCCGCAAGACGGTCGACGAGGTGCAGTCGGGCGACATCACCAAGCCCGACGTCGACGAGGAGTGGGTCACGGTCTCCGGCGGCCCCACCGGACAGGTCCGGGCACGTATCGTCCGTCCGGCGGGTGCCTCCGGGGTCCTCCCGGTGATCATCTACATCCACGGCGCCGGCTGGGTCTTCGGCAATGCCCACACCCACGACCGCCTGGTCCGCGAGCTCGCCGTCGGCGCGAACGCGGCCGTGGTCTTCCCCGAGTACGACCTCTCGCCCGAAGCCCGCTACCCGGTCGCCATCGAGCAGAACTACACCGTCGCCCGGTGGGTCGTCACCGACGGCGCCGGCCACAACCTGGACGCCTCCCGGATCGCGGTGGCGGGCGACTCCGTCGGCGGCAACATGAGCGCGGCCCTGACCCTGATGGCCAAGGAGCGCGGTGACGTGCCCCTCGTCCAGCAGGTCCTCTTCTACCCGGTCACCGACGCCGCCTTCGACACCGGCTCCTACCACCAGTTCGCCGAGGGCTACTTCCTGCGCCGCGACGCCATGCAGTGGTTCTGGGACCAGTACACGACCGACGAGGCGCAGCGCGCCGAGATCACCGCGTCCCCGCTGCGCGCCACCACCGAACAGCTCACCGGCCTGCCGCCGGCTCTGGTCATCACCGGCGAGGCCGACGTCCTGCGCGACGAGGGCGAGGCGTACGCCAACAAGCTGCGCGAGGCGGGCGTCGCGGTCACGGCGGTCCGCTACCAGGGCATCATCCACGACTTCGTGATGCTGAACGCCCTCGCCGACACCCACGCGGCCCGCGCCGCCATCAGCCAGGCAGTGACCGTACTGCGGGGCGCTCTCGCCACCGGCTGA